Proteins encoded within one genomic window of Paenarthrobacter sp. JL.01a:
- a CDS encoding ParA family protein — protein MSLGSARAMATPSASLQSAIVRTDPVVNASVSRETASDGVQNVMDSIDDSSPIARQLANETRRRERLIGRELPKPEATRIFTVSNQKGGVGKTTTTVNIAAALASAGLNVLVIDIDPQGNASTALGIEHHADVDSIYDVLINDLPLKEVVAPCPDIPNLICAPATIHLAGAEIELVSLVAREQRLRRAIDVYAKEREKNGEGRLDFIFIDCPPSLGLLTVNAFCAASEVLIPIQCEYYALEGLSQLLKNIEMIQKHLNADLVVSTILLTMYDGRTNLAAQVASEVRQHFPQQVLSAVVPRSVRISEAPSYQQTVMTYDPSSSGALSYMEAAAEIAER, from the coding sequence ATGTCTTTGGGGTCCGCGCGGGCCATGGCTACACCCTCTGCCTCTCTGCAGTCCGCGATTGTGCGCACTGATCCGGTTGTAAACGCTTCAGTTTCACGTGAAACCGCTTCGGATGGAGTGCAGAACGTCATGGATTCCATCGATGATTCCAGTCCGATCGCACGGCAACTCGCCAACGAAACCCGCCGTCGGGAGCGTCTGATCGGTCGTGAGCTCCCCAAGCCTGAAGCAACGCGTATCTTCACCGTCTCCAATCAAAAGGGTGGCGTGGGTAAGACCACCACTACGGTGAATATCGCTGCTGCGTTGGCGTCGGCCGGTCTCAACGTGCTCGTGATCGATATCGATCCCCAGGGCAACGCTTCCACCGCACTGGGCATCGAGCACCACGCCGATGTGGATAGCATCTACGACGTCCTCATCAATGACCTCCCCCTCAAGGAGGTCGTGGCGCCGTGCCCCGACATTCCCAATCTGATCTGCGCACCGGCAACCATTCACCTGGCCGGCGCAGAAATCGAACTCGTTTCGCTCGTGGCGCGCGAGCAGAGGCTCCGCCGGGCCATCGACGTCTATGCCAAGGAACGGGAGAAGAACGGTGAAGGCCGCCTGGACTTCATTTTCATCGACTGCCCGCCCAGCCTTGGCCTGCTGACGGTCAATGCGTTCTGTGCCGCCAGTGAGGTGCTCATCCCCATCCAGTGCGAGTACTACGCCCTTGAGGGTCTGAGCCAGCTCCTTAAAAACATTGAGATGATCCAGAAGCACCTCAACGCTGACTTGGTGGTTTCAACCATTCTCCTGACCATGTATGACGGCAGGACAAACCTTGCCGCGCAGGTCGCATCAGAGGTGCGCCAGCACTTCCCCCAGCAGGTTCTGAGTGCTGTAGTCCCTCGCTCGGTTCGTATTTCCGAAGCGCCGAGCTACCAGCAGACTGTTATGACTTACGATCCTTCATCGAGCGGCGCGCTGTCCTACATGGAAGCCGCAGCCGAAATCGCTGAACGCTAG
- the trxB gene encoding thioredoxin-disulfide reductase translates to MSIAENIASQVRDVIIVGSGPAGYTAAVYTARANMKPLLIAGSVTAGGELMNTTDVENYPGFPDGIMGPDLMENFEKQAARFGTEILFEDVTELDLDGDIKTVTIGTGETFQAKAIILSTGSAYRELGLTNEKRLSGHGVSWCATCDGFFFKDQDIAVIGGGDSAMEEALFLTKFAKSVTVVHRRDTLKASKIMGDRAQAHEKINFVWNTAVEDVLGGDKVTGLKLKNLVDGTESELAVTGVFVAIGNDPRTDLVKGKVELTPEGTIAVEGRSSRTNIKGVFAAGDVIDPTYRQAITASGSGCVAALDVEHYLADLHS, encoded by the coding sequence GTGAGCATTGCAGAAAACATCGCATCGCAGGTGCGTGACGTCATCATCGTAGGTTCAGGCCCTGCCGGCTACACAGCCGCTGTATACACCGCCCGCGCCAACATGAAACCTCTGCTCATTGCTGGTTCCGTCACTGCCGGCGGCGAACTGATGAACACCACGGACGTTGAGAACTACCCTGGATTCCCGGATGGCATCATGGGTCCGGATCTCATGGAAAACTTCGAGAAGCAGGCCGCACGTTTCGGCACCGAGATCCTCTTCGAGGATGTCACCGAACTCGACCTCGACGGCGATATCAAGACTGTGACCATCGGAACGGGGGAGACCTTCCAGGCGAAGGCCATCATTCTGTCCACCGGCTCGGCATACCGTGAACTTGGTCTGACCAACGAGAAGAGGCTCTCAGGCCACGGCGTTAGCTGGTGTGCAACCTGTGACGGTTTCTTCTTCAAGGACCAGGACATCGCCGTAATCGGTGGTGGCGACTCTGCGATGGAGGAAGCTCTCTTCCTCACCAAGTTCGCCAAGTCCGTCACGGTGGTGCACCGCCGCGACACCCTCAAGGCCTCCAAGATCATGGGTGACCGCGCGCAGGCACACGAGAAGATCAACTTCGTCTGGAACACGGCTGTTGAAGATGTTCTCGGCGGGGATAAGGTCACCGGTCTGAAGCTGAAGAACCTTGTCGATGGAACCGAGTCCGAGCTCGCCGTCACCGGCGTCTTCGTCGCCATCGGCAACGACCCGCGCACGGACCTGGTGAAGGGCAAAGTCGAGCTGACCCCCGAAGGCACCATCGCCGTCGAGGGTCGCAGCTCCCGAACCAACATCAAGGGTGTCTTCGCTGCGGGCGACGTCATCGACCCCACTTACCGCCAGGCCATCACGGCTTCCGGTTCCGGTTGTGTCGCGGCCCTCGACGTCGAGCACTACCTCGCAGACCTGCACTCCTAA
- the rsmG gene encoding 16S rRNA (guanine(527)-N(7))-methyltransferase RsmG has translation MVEITAAELSAAEKIFGERLDLAKRYVEHLATSGTERGLIGPREIPRLWSRHVLNCAVIESAIARNSHVADVGSGAGLPGLCLAIARPDLELTLIEPLERRVIWLQEVVDDLGLDNVTVMRTRAELAVGMVDADVVTARAVSALTNLAGLTIPLLNGKGEVVAIKGRSAGEEIEKAAKVIRKLGGVETSVVVCGQELLEEPTTVVRIIVNKAGKTA, from the coding sequence ATGGTCGAAATCACCGCAGCTGAACTGTCAGCGGCAGAGAAGATTTTTGGTGAGCGCCTGGATCTTGCCAAGCGCTATGTTGAACACCTGGCGACCTCAGGCACGGAACGTGGCTTGATTGGCCCGCGGGAGATCCCGCGGCTCTGGAGCAGGCATGTCCTGAACTGTGCGGTCATCGAGTCCGCGATCGCCAGGAACAGCCATGTTGCCGACGTCGGTTCGGGTGCCGGACTTCCCGGCCTGTGCCTCGCCATTGCCCGTCCGGATCTTGAACTGACGTTGATTGAACCCCTGGAACGCCGGGTCATCTGGCTCCAGGAAGTAGTGGACGACCTTGGTCTGGACAACGTGACGGTCATGCGGACCCGTGCCGAGCTGGCGGTCGGAATGGTTGATGCGGACGTCGTCACTGCCCGTGCCGTGTCAGCCCTGACCAACCTCGCCGGTTTGACGATTCCCCTGCTCAACGGCAAGGGCGAAGTGGTGGCCATCAAGGGCCGCAGTGCCGGTGAAGAGATCGAGAAGGCCGCCAAGGTCATCCGGAAGCTCGGCGGAGTGGAAACCTCCGTTGTCGTGTGCGGACAAGAGCTGTTGGAGGAACCCACCACTGTGGTGAGGATTATCGTCAACAAGGCCGGAAAGACGGCGTAG
- the trxA gene encoding thioredoxin, which translates to MSNAKDVTDASFSTDVLASDKPVIVDFWAEWCGPCRKLGPILDEISVEYSEKVDVVKLNVDDNPAIAAEYGITSIPAVYLFSGGEVKSTVIGAKPKQFFEKEFADVLS; encoded by the coding sequence ATGAGCAACGCAAAAGACGTAACTGACGCAAGCTTCAGCACGGATGTCCTGGCTTCCGACAAGCCGGTCATCGTGGACTTCTGGGCAGAGTGGTGCGGTCCCTGCCGCAAGCTCGGACCCATCCTCGACGAGATCTCCGTTGAGTACAGCGAGAAGGTCGACGTCGTGAAGCTGAACGTCGACGACAACCCGGCCATCGCCGCCGAGTACGGCATCACCTCAATCCCTGCCGTGTACCTGTTCAGCGGGGGAGAAGTGAAGAGCACCGTGATCGGCGCCAAGCCGAAGCAGTTCTTCGAAAAGGAATTCGCGGACGTCCTGTCCTAA
- a CDS encoding ParB/RepB/Spo0J family partition protein: MSEKRRGLGRGLGALIPSSAAAQGNGAAPSRPVDLFFPEARKAAEPTVDAVRDDTAAPDTSTETAASSAAPKKAPAAKAPAKAPAAKAPTSKSSAQRAAGKGAAEQSAPSEVADTATPPAVAKVPSAPKPNDVELVEVPGARFAEIPVGDIHPNRKQPRSVFDEDDMAELVHSVREIGVLQPIVVRTSTEKGGEPYELVMGERRWRAVQAAGLETIPAIVRDTTDDDLLRDALLENLHRSQLNPLEEAAAYQQLLEDFGTTHEQLADRIGRSRPQVSNTLRLLKLPPLVQRRVAAGVLSAGHARALLALPDAAAMERLAQRIVAEGMSVRATEEAVTLYQDPTTPAKNSIPKPNARHERLDYLASSLSDRLDTNVKITLGARKGRVSIEFASVEDLNRIMNVLGPGAED, from the coding sequence ATGAGCGAAAAGCGAAGGGGCCTCGGCAGGGGTCTTGGGGCTCTCATTCCTAGCTCGGCTGCGGCCCAGGGAAACGGCGCCGCTCCGTCCCGTCCTGTGGATCTGTTTTTCCCGGAAGCGCGGAAGGCTGCTGAACCGACAGTTGATGCTGTCCGCGATGACACCGCGGCGCCTGACACCTCCACCGAGACGGCGGCCTCCTCTGCAGCACCCAAAAAGGCTCCTGCGGCGAAGGCGCCTGCCAAAGCTCCGGCTGCTAAGGCTCCTACCTCCAAGTCCAGTGCTCAGCGTGCGGCTGGCAAGGGTGCGGCTGAACAGTCTGCGCCGTCCGAAGTTGCCGACACTGCGACTCCTCCGGCCGTAGCCAAGGTTCCCTCGGCTCCCAAGCCCAACGACGTTGAGTTGGTTGAGGTGCCCGGGGCTCGGTTCGCTGAAATCCCGGTTGGTGATATCCACCCGAACCGTAAACAGCCCCGATCAGTGTTCGATGAAGACGACATGGCGGAGCTGGTACACAGTGTCCGCGAAATCGGTGTCCTCCAGCCAATTGTCGTGCGGACATCAACCGAAAAGGGTGGAGAACCGTACGAGCTCGTCATGGGCGAGCGTCGCTGGCGGGCAGTACAGGCAGCAGGGCTGGAAACCATCCCTGCGATTGTCCGTGACACCACTGACGACGATCTGCTTCGTGACGCGTTGCTGGAGAACCTGCACCGCAGCCAGCTGAACCCTCTGGAAGAGGCGGCTGCCTACCAACAGCTGCTCGAGGATTTCGGAACAACCCACGAGCAGTTGGCCGACCGTATCGGCCGGTCGCGTCCCCAAGTCTCCAATACTCTGCGCTTGCTCAAGCTTCCCCCGTTGGTCCAACGTAGGGTTGCCGCCGGCGTTCTCTCCGCGGGCCACGCCCGGGCACTATTGGCCCTCCCGGATGCTGCAGCAATGGAACGTCTGGCACAGCGCATCGTTGCCGAGGGTATGTCCGTGCGGGCGACGGAAGAAGCAGTGACTCTGTACCAGGACCCCACCACTCCTGCGAAGAACAGCATTCCTAAGCCGAACGCACGCCACGAACGTCTCGACTACCTTGCGTCGTCGCTCTCGGACCGGTTGGACACTAACGTGAAAATCACCTTGGGCGCCCGCAAGGGACGGGTAAGCATCGAATTTGCCAGTGTCGAGGATCTCAACCGCATTATGAACGTTCTTGGGCCTGGTGCTGAGGACTGA
- a CDS encoding ABC transporter substrate-binding protein has protein sequence MSHPIDVGSVLGGRYKVTANVLTSHDQDQVLDGVDQVLNRPVSILVAGPGNAEQVAQSAREVATGERPGHVQILDLGISDNTTYLITNHSTAPDLLDLVVATNPPYIEPFFTETLGSEIFGQARTYEPETYDGLYEDDEHEAEYIQYDENGYAIAPEPEDEPEPAAPTRSAPHVPPMPAANPSSAKSGIAGKLAAAAAGAGAAGAAAASALRNAGSKNNDAGAAATPASASEPPTQAVSSQSASPAEPRTQAVSSQPAHSPAAPAQDAPAREQASEPKVSLWSEEDYGYSERGAAGGAAAVGAAASNRGRTSGDERAASSFPASSAVTEDYSDEDDVYEEEAPEKEPRSLRWLVGGLLAAVLIVGLVLAVTNLGSLLPSSKPAATQTTSTPQPTETVSEQPPPTETAPPAVPPAIQEITRLGNFPFAATFDKDLGKAFDGNAASYWSDMEFATANWGGLSEEVPLMIKLKEPADIKSVVLNQLGGSGGNISVFTNDRPAMDGAKLVGTNSFTSPELTIPLATPTKAQYVIVVIKALPKLAAPKTQYGFGLRLAEVAVQ, from the coding sequence GTGTCCCACCCGATCGACGTCGGATCAGTACTTGGCGGCCGCTACAAGGTCACGGCCAATGTGTTGACCTCGCATGACCAAGATCAGGTGCTCGACGGCGTGGACCAGGTCCTCAACCGTCCCGTGAGCATCCTCGTTGCCGGTCCCGGAAACGCCGAGCAAGTCGCACAGAGCGCCCGCGAGGTGGCCACAGGGGAGCGCCCCGGGCATGTCCAGATCCTGGACCTTGGCATCAGCGACAACACCACGTACCTGATCACCAACCACAGCACCGCTCCGGACCTGCTGGACCTCGTGGTGGCCACCAACCCGCCGTACATCGAGCCGTTCTTCACGGAGACCCTCGGCAGCGAGATCTTCGGCCAGGCACGCACCTATGAGCCCGAAACCTACGACGGACTCTACGAGGATGACGAGCACGAGGCCGAATACATCCAGTACGACGAAAACGGCTACGCCATAGCTCCCGAACCGGAGGACGAGCCGGAGCCTGCTGCGCCTACCCGCAGCGCACCGCACGTGCCGCCCATGCCGGCGGCAAATCCTTCGTCCGCCAAGAGCGGCATCGCAGGCAAGCTGGCCGCTGCGGCGGCCGGGGCAGGCGCCGCCGGTGCTGCCGCCGCTTCCGCGCTGAGGAACGCCGGTTCAAAGAACAACGACGCCGGTGCTGCCGCTACACCCGCTTCGGCCTCTGAGCCGCCGACACAGGCTGTATCTTCGCAGTCCGCGTCGCCCGCTGAGCCTCGCACGCAGGCTGTGTCCTCGCAGCCGGCTCATTCTCCGGCAGCTCCTGCACAGGACGCACCGGCGCGCGAACAGGCTTCCGAGCCCAAGGTTTCCCTTTGGTCCGAAGAGGATTACGGGTACTCGGAGCGTGGTGCCGCGGGTGGCGCCGCTGCAGTGGGTGCCGCAGCCTCCAACCGCGGGAGGACATCCGGTGACGAGCGCGCGGCAAGCAGCTTCCCGGCGTCGTCCGCTGTCACTGAGGACTACTCCGACGAAGACGACGTCTACGAGGAAGAAGCCCCCGAAAAGGAACCACGGTCACTGCGTTGGCTCGTGGGAGGCCTTCTGGCAGCAGTCCTGATCGTGGGATTGGTCCTGGCCGTCACCAACCTGGGAAGCCTGCTGCCCAGCAGCAAGCCTGCCGCAACCCAGACCACGTCGACGCCGCAGCCTACGGAAACTGTCAGCGAGCAGCCCCCGCCCACGGAGACTGCTCCCCCGGCGGTTCCGCCTGCCATCCAGGAAATTACCCGCCTCGGCAACTTCCCATTCGCGGCCACGTTCGACAAGGACCTCGGCAAGGCCTTCGATGGCAATGCTGCGAGCTACTGGTCGGACATGGAATTCGCAACGGCCAACTGGGGTGGGCTGTCGGAGGAAGTTCCGCTCATGATCAAGCTGAAGGAACCGGCTGACATTAAGTCGGTTGTGCTCAACCAGCTCGGTGGCTCCGGTGGAAACATCAGTGTCTTCACCAACGACCGTCCCGCCATGGACGGTGCAAAGCTCGTGGGAACCAACAGCTTCACGTCACCCGAGCTGACCATTCCGCTGGCCACCCCCACCAAAGCCCAATACGTCATTGTGGTTATCAAGGCGCTGCCCAAGCTGGCCGCACCCAAGACGCAGTACGGCTTCGGCCTCCGCCTCGCTGAGGTTGCCGTTCAGTAG
- a CDS encoding protein jag, producing the protein MSAESTEEVIAAVTEEQEDSQEETQSKTASRLEEEGDIAADYLEELLDIADIDGDIDIEVRNGRTYISIGTDEESAALDSLVGRDGEVLEALQELARLSVLSATENRSRLVLDINGYRKERAGVLQQIAEDAVAKVKADGGTVALEPMSAYERKIVHDAVADLGFVSESEGEGAGRHIVVSAD; encoded by the coding sequence ATGTCTGCCGAGAGCACTGAAGAAGTTATTGCCGCCGTGACTGAAGAGCAGGAAGACTCTCAGGAAGAGACGCAATCCAAGACGGCCAGCCGCTTGGAAGAGGAAGGCGACATTGCCGCCGACTACCTCGAAGAGCTTCTTGATATTGCCGACATCGACGGCGACATCGACATTGAGGTCCGCAACGGCCGTACCTACATCTCCATTGGTACCGATGAAGAGTCGGCGGCCCTGGACAGCCTGGTTGGACGCGACGGTGAAGTCCTTGAGGCCCTCCAGGAACTGGCCCGCCTGTCGGTTCTCTCGGCGACGGAGAACCGCTCACGCCTGGTTCTGGACATCAACGGCTACCGCAAAGAGCGCGCAGGCGTCCTGCAGCAGATCGCCGAAGACGCCGTGGCAAAGGTCAAGGCCGACGGCGGCACCGTGGCTTTGGAACCGATGAGCGCTTACGAGCGCAAGATCGTTCACGACGCCGTTGCTGACCTCGGTTTTGTCTCCGAGTCCGAAGGCGAAGGCGCCGGCCGCCACATCGTCGTTTCGGCTGACTAG